From a region of the Corallococcus coralloides DSM 2259 genome:
- a CDS encoding GDSL-type esterase/lipase family protein, with protein MEAQPSAGPESAVTGAGSPQVVPASASLPAQAPGKARPLARSALRALPPTTERAGQLHALATRLKAPGGAVEDPCLERGDAGCARSALTPFFTALDGLVQTPGTTPTVIAAFGNSLIAGDRIVDVVREELAAGFGGAGRGVLLVDRMAPYGGRGRTAAVSNGWQPRTLGELKAPPHPFGITGVYHLATENRARGRFKLEGEPRGTLWWKDVKGAGRLVVSVDGTVLTRTEPREDGASRTTSFDLPAGAKWLDITAEGKGAIVQGVVLQKDEPGIVLDMLGVPSADATLYARLEEDALKAQLQQRDPKLLLFFLGGNESKRLEWKRTDLPTVRQDLAALLRRARAAAPGSACMVVGPMDAVQDGHAKGKPLTQRPFLEAAIQAEREVALAEGCGFFDLYAAMGGAGSLARFNQAGFMHEDLVHPRGHGLDLLGQLVSDALLAGWVNEGAVPAPALTSSREEALDTGASGQTAEAVP; from the coding sequence GTGGAGGCGCAACCTTCCGCGGGCCCTGAGTCCGCGGTGACGGGCGCGGGTTCGCCCCAGGTGGTGCCCGCTTCCGCGAGCCTGCCCGCGCAGGCGCCAGGCAAGGCGCGTCCGCTGGCGCGCTCCGCGCTCCGTGCGCTGCCGCCCACCACCGAGCGCGCCGGACAGCTGCATGCGCTGGCCACGCGGCTGAAGGCTCCGGGCGGCGCGGTGGAGGACCCCTGTCTGGAGAGGGGTGATGCCGGCTGCGCGCGGTCCGCGCTGACGCCGTTCTTCACCGCGCTGGACGGGCTCGTGCAGACGCCGGGGACAACGCCCACCGTCATCGCCGCGTTCGGCAACTCGCTCATCGCGGGGGACCGCATCGTGGACGTGGTCCGCGAGGAACTGGCCGCGGGCTTCGGTGGCGCGGGCCGGGGCGTGCTGCTGGTGGACCGCATGGCTCCCTACGGCGGACGGGGGCGCACGGCCGCCGTGAGCAACGGCTGGCAGCCGCGAACGCTGGGCGAGCTGAAGGCGCCGCCGCACCCGTTCGGCATCACCGGCGTGTACCACCTGGCCACCGAGAACCGGGCCCGGGGCCGCTTCAAGCTGGAGGGCGAGCCGCGAGGGACGCTGTGGTGGAAGGACGTGAAGGGCGCGGGCCGCCTCGTCGTGTCCGTGGACGGCACGGTGCTGACGCGCACGGAGCCGCGGGAGGACGGTGCCAGCCGCACCACGTCCTTCGACCTGCCCGCGGGCGCGAAGTGGCTGGACATCACCGCGGAGGGCAAGGGTGCCATCGTGCAGGGCGTGGTGCTCCAGAAGGACGAGCCCGGCATCGTGCTGGACATGCTCGGCGTGCCGTCCGCGGATGCCACGCTGTATGCCCGGCTGGAGGAGGACGCGCTGAAGGCGCAGCTTCAGCAGCGCGATCCGAAGCTGCTGCTCTTCTTCCTGGGCGGCAATGAGTCCAAGCGGCTGGAGTGGAAGCGTACGGACCTGCCCACCGTGCGCCAGGACCTGGCCGCGCTCCTGCGCCGCGCCCGCGCCGCCGCGCCCGGCAGCGCGTGCATGGTGGTGGGCCCCATGGACGCGGTGCAGGACGGGCACGCGAAGGGCAAGCCCCTGACGCAGCGGCCGTTCCTGGAGGCCGCCATCCAGGCCGAGCGGGAGGTAGCGCTCGCCGAGGGCTGCGGCTTCTTCGACCTCTACGCGGCGATGGGCGGCGCGGGTTCGCTCGCGCGCTTCAACCAGGCGGGGTTCATGCACGAGGACCTGGTGCATCCGCGCGGTCATGGCCTGGACCTGCTGGGGCAGCTGGTCTCGGACGCGCTGCTCGCGGGCTGGGTGAACGAGGGCGCGGTGCCGGCACCGGCGCTCACGAGCTCGCGTGAAGAGGCATTGGACACCGGTGCGAGCGGCCAGACCGCGGAGGCGGTGCCATGA
- a CDS encoding sigma-70 family RNA polymerase sigma factor: MTARGRTEPAGALSVLQERLAQALEAARRSWPSIALEGPRFAAHLARLVPADGHEDAWGRLHMADVYLARAAADGVPSALATFEERLMPEVDAAVARLKLPPAGLDEVRQALRQRMLVGSAEAPARLAAYPGTGPLAGWVRAAALWLALDWQRQRSGQAHSEDGDLSMLVAPGDDPELAYLKQTYRAEFSASFQAALAALSARQRNFLRLKYLDGLGIDQLGALYGVHRSTAARWVVGAQEELLDGTRQRLTERLRLTRSQLDSVLRLISSQLDVSLSRLLRTPSE; this comes from the coding sequence ATGACCGCCCGGGGAAGGACGGAGCCGGCAGGCGCCCTCTCCGTCCTCCAGGAGCGGCTGGCCCAGGCCCTGGAAGCGGCCCGGCGGTCCTGGCCGAGCATCGCGTTGGAAGGACCGCGCTTCGCGGCGCACCTGGCCCGGCTGGTCCCCGCGGACGGCCACGAGGACGCCTGGGGCAGGCTGCACATGGCGGACGTGTACCTGGCCCGGGCGGCGGCGGACGGCGTGCCCTCGGCGCTGGCCACGTTCGAGGAGCGCCTGATGCCGGAGGTGGACGCGGCGGTGGCGCGGCTGAAGCTGCCCCCGGCCGGGCTGGATGAGGTCCGGCAGGCGCTGCGGCAGCGGATGCTGGTGGGCAGCGCGGAGGCTCCGGCGCGGCTGGCGGCGTACCCGGGCACGGGGCCGCTGGCGGGCTGGGTGCGCGCGGCGGCGCTGTGGCTGGCGCTGGACTGGCAGCGGCAGCGCTCGGGGCAGGCGCATTCGGAGGACGGCGACCTGTCCATGCTGGTGGCGCCGGGGGACGACCCGGAGCTGGCGTACCTCAAGCAGACGTACCGCGCGGAGTTCAGCGCGTCGTTCCAGGCGGCGCTGGCGGCCCTGTCCGCGCGGCAGCGCAACTTCCTGCGGCTGAAGTACCTGGACGGGCTGGGCATCGACCAGCTGGGCGCGTTGTACGGCGTGCACCGCTCCACGGCGGCGCGGTGGGTGGTGGGCGCGCAGGAGGAGCTGCTGGACGGGACGCGGCAGCGGCTGACGGAGCGGCTGCGGCTGACGCGCTCCCAGCTGGACAGCGTGCTGCGGCTCATCTCCAGCCAGCTGGACGTGAGCCTGAGCCGGCTGTTGCGCACGCCCTCCGAGTAA
- a CDS encoding serine hydrolase domain-containing protein: MKRLFVALWVLMEAGPAFARAPVAKPAPVAKPELVAQATAAAAATPTSVAQAPVAAPKPGAAPSESGEKPASPPESSAKVAPEPDAKASEFPPEVQRALDALVRADLKQGPTAGLSVGVMRGGQRWMNGYGYRDVAKKLPATVRTTYRMASITKSFTAVAVMQLAQAGKLDLDADIHTLVPEYPVKQWPVTVRQLLGHLGGVPTYDSPSAGNNTKPVTTKEAIGLFADRPLVSEPGTRYLYTTWGFNLLGAAVETASGQSYREYLRDHVFGPANMSHADVDELSTRDAQQAVGYRVSGATLKPSRFLDVTSRFAGGGTRATVEDLLGFARAVLDHKLVTRETMGRMQATMVTRDGHITDYGMGFATYPLRGHYIVAHAGGQPETTTLLVLLPAEDTAIALATNVEDEAKRLRRLSIRLMETVLDEGAPARGGHFTDPVDAVVYEGMGRLASYGLAYHDWATRGPGTLPPETDLAGAFAKVSLLFERATIARDGRGAMERIRGAHEPRAESLFIRVGAHMAATVEKAMGAERLRAYRTQGAAGFFADYLAACETLKCPEAERFSPSVRSDVARFVAGWKRAEVPALKRTRLEAAKDPERLWPSLKEAAVRAPAVRPDYTDELLTLADRAKRKPVDRMRWLERATELHPESMDAHLAQAVGLLEADREPEAIPHVREAFETPEGSLVLSPSGFLKRLLDTRSPKVARGLLRAAVTLHPDAPELWDALAKRERALGDAGAAKTALAQAKRARQVRAAQEARAPKSQGVVAPAGSAPAQDKAGSTSPSVPVDPESAPEP, encoded by the coding sequence ATGAAGCGGCTCTTCGTCGCGCTGTGGGTGTTGATGGAGGCAGGGCCCGCGTTCGCGCGCGCGCCCGTCGCGAAGCCCGCGCCCGTCGCGAAGCCCGAGCTCGTGGCGCAGGCGACTGCCGCAGCCGCCGCGACGCCAACGTCCGTGGCGCAGGCGCCCGTCGCGGCGCCGAAGCCGGGGGCCGCGCCGTCCGAGTCCGGTGAGAAGCCCGCGTCCCCGCCGGAGTCCAGCGCGAAGGTCGCGCCGGAGCCGGACGCGAAGGCCTCCGAGTTCCCGCCGGAGGTGCAGCGCGCACTGGATGCGTTGGTGCGCGCGGACCTGAAGCAGGGCCCCACCGCGGGCCTGTCCGTGGGCGTGATGCGGGGCGGCCAGCGGTGGATGAACGGCTACGGCTACCGCGACGTGGCGAAGAAGCTGCCGGCCACGGTGCGCACCACGTACCGCATGGCGTCCATCACCAAGTCCTTCACGGCGGTGGCCGTGATGCAGCTGGCGCAGGCGGGCAAGCTGGACCTGGACGCGGACATCCACACGCTGGTGCCCGAGTACCCGGTGAAGCAGTGGCCGGTGACGGTGCGGCAGCTGCTGGGCCACCTGGGCGGGGTGCCCACCTACGACAGCCCGAGCGCCGGCAACAACACGAAGCCGGTGACGACGAAGGAGGCCATCGGCCTGTTCGCGGACCGGCCGCTCGTGTCGGAGCCGGGCACGCGCTACCTGTACACGACGTGGGGCTTCAACCTGCTGGGCGCGGCGGTGGAGACGGCCTCCGGCCAGTCCTATCGCGAGTACCTGCGCGACCACGTCTTCGGCCCCGCGAACATGAGCCACGCGGACGTGGATGAGCTCAGCACGCGCGACGCGCAGCAGGCGGTGGGCTACCGCGTGTCGGGCGCCACGCTGAAGCCTTCGCGCTTCCTGGACGTCACCAGCCGCTTCGCGGGCGGCGGCACGCGCGCGACGGTGGAGGACCTGCTGGGCTTCGCGCGCGCGGTGCTGGACCACAAGCTGGTGACGCGCGAGACGATGGGCCGCATGCAGGCGACGATGGTGACGCGCGACGGGCACATCACCGACTACGGCATGGGCTTCGCGACCTATCCGCTGCGGGGCCACTACATCGTGGCGCACGCGGGCGGCCAGCCGGAGACGACGACGCTGCTGGTGCTGCTGCCAGCGGAGGACACGGCCATCGCGCTCGCCACCAATGTGGAGGACGAGGCGAAGCGGCTGCGCCGGCTGTCCATCCGGTTGATGGAGACGGTGCTGGACGAGGGCGCGCCGGCCCGGGGCGGCCACTTCACGGACCCCGTGGACGCGGTCGTCTACGAGGGCATGGGGCGGCTGGCGAGCTACGGGCTCGCGTACCACGACTGGGCCACGCGCGGTCCGGGCACGCTGCCGCCGGAGACGGACCTGGCGGGGGCGTTCGCGAAGGTGTCGTTGCTCTTCGAGCGGGCGACGATTGCCCGGGATGGCCGGGGCGCGATGGAGCGGATCCGCGGCGCGCACGAGCCGCGCGCCGAGTCGCTCTTCATCCGCGTGGGCGCGCACATGGCGGCCACGGTGGAGAAGGCGATGGGCGCGGAGCGGCTGCGCGCGTACCGGACGCAGGGCGCGGCGGGCTTCTTCGCGGACTACCTGGCGGCGTGCGAGACGCTGAAGTGTCCGGAGGCGGAGCGCTTCAGCCCGTCCGTGCGGAGCGACGTGGCGCGCTTCGTCGCGGGGTGGAAGCGCGCGGAGGTGCCGGCGCTGAAGCGCACGCGCCTGGAGGCGGCGAAGGATCCGGAGCGGCTGTGGCCGTCGCTGAAGGAGGCGGCGGTGCGCGCTCCCGCCGTGCGGCCGGACTACACGGATGAGCTGCTGACGCTGGCGGACCGCGCGAAGCGGAAGCCGGTGGACCGGATGCGCTGGCTGGAGCGCGCGACGGAGCTGCATCCGGAGTCGATGGACGCGCACCTGGCGCAGGCGGTGGGGCTGCTGGAGGCGGACCGGGAGCCGGAGGCGATTCCCCATGTGCGAGAGGCGTTCGAGACGCCGGAGGGGTCGCTGGTGCTGTCGCCCTCGGGTTTCCTGAAGCGGCTGCTGGACACGCGTTCGCCGAAGGTGGCGCGGGGCTTGTTGCGAGCGGCGGTGACGCTGCATCCGGACGCGCCTGAGTTGTGGGATGCGCTGGCCAAGCGCGAGCGGGCTCTGGGCGACGCGGGCGCGGCGAAGACGGCGCTGGCCCAGGCGAAGCGGGCCCGTCAGGTCCGGGCCGCGCAGGAAGCCCGGGCTCCGAAATCGCAGGGTGTCGTGGCACCGGCAGGCAGCGCGCCGGCGCAGGACAAGGCCGGGAGCACGTCTCCCTCGGTGCCAGTGGATCCGGAGTCCGCGCCGGAGCCGTAG
- a CDS encoding sensor histidine kinase codes for MSLRAFFSTVVGGLVLLTVVSATLLVVLTTALERMASTLSESVEGVRQAEELEVDLLVHSRLLMAPGAHMVADPSRGRSPPQLEADLRRQLLEMHAIASTQEERQTVAEVQQQVFAYLAAQHAPLGPGVSPAQHETSAMTSLNAALRSLERLIQINVDQAQEARQSAAHWSEMADLLGLLLGLLLLTTLGLVVFWLRRFALRPVTALRSAMAGFGRGGRHLRAPEEGPLEIRDMARTFNEMADSLTHQQEQQLAFLAGVAHDLRNPLSALKLSTALTNRGEVTPERMQRTLSLVRRQVARLDQMVGDLLDATRIEAGKLELQPEVRDTRELARSVVELYQSSDSGHTLELVVPDAAVLVRADPSRLEQVLNNLVSNALKYSPSGSRVEVSVRGDGEHVVLAVADQGIGMSQEDLQGLFVPFQRAGNAKQRAPGVGLGLSVSRRIIEAHGGRIEVESQPGQGSVFRVHLARVSAGSPRTPVPSDEEEGSEEGSGAMH; via the coding sequence ATGAGCCTGCGCGCCTTCTTTTCCACCGTGGTGGGTGGGTTGGTCCTGCTCACCGTGGTGTCCGCCACCCTGCTCGTGGTGCTGACGACCGCCCTGGAGCGCATGGCTTCCACGCTGAGTGAATCCGTGGAAGGCGTCCGGCAGGCGGAGGAGCTGGAGGTGGACCTGCTCGTCCACTCGCGGCTGCTGATGGCGCCGGGTGCTCACATGGTGGCGGACCCGTCGCGCGGGCGCTCGCCGCCCCAGCTTGAGGCCGACCTGCGACGCCAGCTGCTGGAGATGCACGCCATCGCGTCCACCCAGGAGGAGCGCCAGACCGTGGCGGAGGTGCAGCAGCAGGTCTTCGCCTACCTGGCCGCGCAGCATGCGCCGCTCGGTCCGGGGGTGTCCCCGGCCCAGCACGAGACGTCGGCGATGACCTCGCTGAACGCGGCGCTGCGCTCGCTGGAGCGCCTCATCCAAATCAACGTGGACCAGGCGCAGGAGGCCCGGCAGAGCGCGGCGCACTGGAGCGAGATGGCCGACCTGCTGGGGCTGCTGTTGGGCCTGCTGCTCCTGACGACGCTGGGCCTGGTGGTCTTCTGGCTGAGGCGCTTCGCGCTGCGCCCGGTGACGGCGTTGCGCAGCGCGATGGCCGGCTTCGGCCGGGGCGGGCGGCACCTGCGCGCGCCCGAGGAGGGCCCGCTGGAGATCCGCGACATGGCCCGCACCTTCAACGAGATGGCGGACAGCCTGACCCACCAGCAGGAGCAGCAGCTGGCGTTCCTGGCGGGCGTGGCGCACGACCTGCGCAACCCCCTGTCCGCGCTGAAGCTGTCCACGGCGCTGACGAACCGTGGAGAGGTCACCCCGGAGCGGATGCAGCGCACGCTGTCGCTGGTGCGCAGGCAGGTGGCGCGCCTGGACCAGATGGTGGGGGACCTGCTGGACGCGACCCGCATCGAGGCTGGCAAGCTGGAGCTCCAGCCGGAGGTGCGCGACACGCGCGAGCTGGCGCGCTCCGTGGTGGAGCTGTACCAGTCCAGCGACTCCGGGCACACGCTGGAGCTGGTGGTGCCGGACGCCGCGGTGCTGGTGCGCGCGGACCCCTCCCGGTTGGAGCAGGTGCTGAACAACCTGGTGAGCAACGCGCTCAAGTATTCCCCTTCCGGCAGCCGCGTGGAGGTGTCCGTGCGCGGCGACGGGGAGCACGTGGTGCTGGCCGTGGCGGACCAGGGCATCGGTATGTCGCAGGAGGATCTCCAGGGGCTCTTCGTCCCGTTCCAGCGCGCGGGCAACGCGAAGCAGCGCGCTCCGGGCGTGGGGCTGGGGCTGTCGGTGTCGCGGCGGATCATCGAGGCGCACGGCGGCCGCATCGAGGTGGAGAGCCAGCCCGGCCAGGGCTCCGTGTTCCGCGTCCACCTGGCCCGGGTGTCCGCGGGTTCGCCCAGGACGCCCGTGCCCTCCGACGAGGAGGAGGGCTCCGAGGAGGGCTCCGGCGCGATGCACTGA
- a CDS encoding metallophosphoesterase, with the protein MRTLFIGDVHGCSSELDALLKACDWQPGDRVVLVGDLVAKGPDSAGVVRRAREHGFQAVKGNHDAHVLRWHGGHASKGKKLKPEHRQVLDTLSAADWAWMERLPSYLRFPDLNALAVHAGLVPGVPLEEQKEEFLFNLRSIAADGTPSKRLEAGEPWGSLWQGPELVIFGHDAMRGLQKHPFAVGLDSGCVYGGKLTAYVLPEGRFYSVPAARAYMAL; encoded by the coding sequence ATGCGAACGCTCTTCATCGGAGATGTCCACGGCTGTTCCAGTGAGCTGGACGCGCTCCTGAAGGCGTGTGACTGGCAGCCCGGCGACCGGGTGGTGCTGGTGGGCGACCTGGTGGCGAAGGGGCCGGACTCCGCGGGCGTGGTGCGGCGGGCGCGCGAGCACGGCTTCCAGGCGGTGAAGGGCAACCACGACGCGCACGTGCTGCGCTGGCACGGAGGCCACGCGTCCAAGGGCAAGAAGCTCAAGCCGGAGCACCGGCAGGTGCTGGACACGCTGAGCGCCGCGGACTGGGCCTGGATGGAGCGGCTGCCCTCCTACCTGCGCTTCCCGGACCTGAACGCGCTGGCCGTGCACGCGGGGCTGGTGCCGGGGGTGCCGCTGGAGGAGCAGAAGGAGGAGTTCCTCTTCAACCTGCGCAGCATCGCGGCGGACGGGACGCCGTCGAAGCGGCTGGAGGCGGGCGAGCCGTGGGGCAGCCTGTGGCAGGGCCCGGAGCTGGTCATCTTCGGCCACGACGCCATGCGCGGCCTGCAGAAGCACCCCTTCGCGGTGGGCCTGGACTCCGGCTGCGTCTACGGCGGCAAGCTCACCGCGTACGTCCTGCCGGAGGGGCGGTTCTACTCCGTGCCGGCGGCCCGCGCGTACATGGCGCTGTAG
- a CDS encoding zinc ribbon domain-containing protein: MTPSCPSCQAPFTPGAETCARCGVSLLVAPAPGGAEPVCAVHPEWRSVATCPRCGAFACARCLRQGPEGTVCATCLEREPLGQLPWDQRAELGTLKAFWRTCYGMLMRPTETLRGVNPDAPVSSSMGFVMLSAIAGFLTTGLVYTAIIGVIMGLVPETETNGADPKDVKLWMTIGMAAWTVLMPIFSTGMTLVNAGLDHLVLRMGGVEHRFSVTMRAHALSQAPYIVGVIPFVAVYAAPFWAVGLRAFTYRTLHRTSWGTAIAGAFLAPVLSCCLCGGVYGAIVFAALKSTGQV, encoded by the coding sequence ATGACGCCTTCCTGTCCTTCCTGTCAGGCCCCCTTCACCCCCGGCGCGGAGACGTGCGCGCGGTGCGGGGTTTCGCTGCTGGTGGCCCCGGCTCCCGGCGGCGCCGAGCCCGTCTGCGCCGTGCACCCCGAGTGGCGCAGCGTGGCCACCTGCCCGCGCTGTGGCGCGTTCGCCTGCGCCCGCTGCCTGCGCCAGGGCCCCGAGGGCACCGTCTGCGCCACCTGCCTCGAACGTGAACCCCTGGGCCAGCTGCCCTGGGACCAGCGCGCGGAGCTGGGGACGCTCAAGGCGTTCTGGCGGACGTGCTACGGCATGTTGATGCGGCCCACGGAAACCCTCCGGGGCGTCAACCCCGACGCTCCCGTGAGCAGCTCCATGGGCTTCGTGATGCTGTCGGCGATCGCCGGCTTCCTGACGACAGGCCTCGTCTACACCGCGATCATCGGCGTCATCATGGGGCTCGTCCCCGAGACGGAAACGAACGGCGCGGATCCGAAGGACGTGAAGCTGTGGATGACCATCGGCATGGCGGCCTGGACGGTGCTCATGCCCATCTTCAGCACCGGCATGACCCTGGTGAACGCGGGCCTGGACCACCTCGTCCTCCGCATGGGCGGCGTGGAGCACCGCTTCTCCGTGACCATGCGCGCGCACGCCCTCTCCCAGGCGCCCTACATCGTCGGCGTGATTCCCTTCGTCGCCGTGTACGCCGCGCCCTTCTGGGCCGTGGGCCTGCGCGCCTTCACCTACCGCACGCTGCACCGCACCAGCTGGGGCACGGCGATCGCGGGCGCGTTCCTGGCGCCCGTGCTCTCCTGCTGCCTCTGTGGCGGCGTCTACGGCGCCATCGTGTTCGCGGCCCTCAAGAGCACGGGCCAGGTCTGA
- a CDS encoding serine hydrolase, producing the protein MPHAVPRFVPVWFLGCTAVVLLTAADVPKAAPPPVTQWTARPSEAGRIARVEAGLAPLALPGEKPQALDVRRWMALYRIPGLSVTVFDKNAVVWSKAYGVTQAGGKDPVTLETLFQAASISKPVTALAALRAVEQGQVSLDANINDALKSWKVPDNSFTCEQKVTLRRLLSHSAGLTVHGFPGYGVGEPLPTLQQILDGEKPANTEAVRVDKVPGTEARYSGGGYVVVQALLTDLAKKPFPQLMKEAVLDPVGMKHSTFEQPLPPALAARTAAGTRASGEAVEGRWKVYPELAPAGLWTTPSDLALLQLEVAKAKAGKSKRVLSQAMTQQLLTKQSGPYGLGFMLEDAPDRFSHGGWNDGFTATVVTLGDTGSGVVLMANSDNGVLLFERLIASIAAEYGWTPLPDHLKSPVMAADLLSRVKGADAVIAWARKTKGNGLPPQVLNQVGYGMMMSGKTEDGLKVFQENAALFPDDPEAQDGLGMAYMQAGKKAEALAVYQKLLKADPKNERAMQAVKTLGAKP; encoded by the coding sequence ATGCCCCACGCCGTCCCTCGCTTCGTCCCGGTGTGGTTCCTGGGCTGTACGGCGGTCGTCCTGCTCACGGCGGCTGACGTACCCAAGGCCGCCCCGCCGCCCGTCACGCAGTGGACGGCGCGGCCCTCCGAAGCGGGCCGCATCGCCCGGGTGGAGGCGGGCCTCGCGCCGCTGGCCTTGCCGGGGGAGAAGCCCCAGGCCCTCGACGTGCGGCGCTGGATGGCGCTGTACCGCATCCCGGGGCTGAGCGTGACGGTGTTCGACAAGAACGCCGTGGTGTGGAGCAAGGCGTATGGCGTGACGCAGGCCGGCGGCAAGGACCCCGTCACGCTGGAGACGCTGTTCCAGGCCGCGTCCATCAGCAAGCCGGTGACGGCGCTGGCCGCGCTGCGCGCCGTGGAGCAGGGGCAGGTGTCGCTCGACGCGAACATCAACGACGCGCTGAAGTCCTGGAAGGTCCCCGACAACAGCTTCACGTGCGAGCAGAAGGTGACGCTGCGCCGGCTGCTCAGCCACAGCGCGGGGCTCACCGTGCACGGCTTCCCCGGCTACGGCGTGGGAGAACCCCTGCCCACGCTCCAGCAGATCCTCGACGGTGAGAAGCCCGCGAACACGGAGGCCGTGCGCGTGGACAAGGTGCCCGGCACGGAGGCCCGCTACAGCGGCGGTGGCTACGTCGTCGTCCAGGCGCTGCTCACGGACCTGGCGAAGAAGCCCTTCCCCCAGCTCATGAAGGAGGCGGTGCTGGACCCGGTGGGGATGAAGCACAGCACGTTCGAACAGCCGTTGCCCCCGGCGCTCGCCGCGCGCACGGCCGCGGGCACGCGCGCGAGCGGAGAGGCCGTGGAGGGCCGCTGGAAGGTCTACCCGGAGCTGGCGCCCGCGGGGCTGTGGACGACGCCGTCCGACCTGGCGCTCCTCCAGCTGGAGGTGGCGAAGGCGAAGGCCGGCAAGTCGAAGCGCGTGCTGTCGCAGGCGATGACGCAGCAGCTGCTCACGAAGCAGTCCGGGCCCTACGGGCTGGGCTTCATGCTGGAGGACGCGCCGGACCGCTTCAGTCACGGGGGATGGAATGACGGCTTCACCGCCACGGTGGTGACGCTGGGGGACACCGGCAGCGGCGTGGTGCTGATGGCCAACTCGGACAACGGCGTGCTGCTCTTCGAGCGGCTCATCGCGAGCATCGCCGCGGAGTACGGCTGGACGCCCCTGCCGGACCACCTGAAGTCACCGGTGATGGCGGCGGACCTGCTCTCGCGGGTGAAGGGCGCGGACGCGGTCATCGCCTGGGCGCGGAAGACGAAGGGGAATGGCCTGCCGCCGCAGGTGCTCAACCAGGTGGGGTACGGGATGATGATGTCCGGCAAGACGGAGGACGGCCTGAAGGTGTTCCAGGAGAACGCGGCCCTCTTCCCGGACGACCCGGAGGCGCAGGACGGCCTGGGCATGGCCTACATGCAGGCCGGCAAGAAGGCCGAAGCGCTCGCCGTGTACCAGAAGCTGCTCAAGGCGGATCCGAAGAACGAGCGCGCCATGCAGGCCGTGAAGACGCTGGGCGCGAAGCCCTGA
- a CDS encoding helix-turn-helix domain-containing protein, protein MARRVPKLSAANMAKNRLTTWTKLHRRFGDHVRRMRNSRALTQEALAERSDLSVDAIRRIERGAFSPSLDTLGKLSVGLDVSLKTLFHSFDLERTDGVAEICDFLACRSGSELKLAWRVLQAMFDER, encoded by the coding sequence ATGGCGCGGCGCGTCCCCAAATTATCCGCCGCGAACATGGCGAAGAACCGGCTCACAACGTGGACGAAGCTCCACCGGCGATTTGGCGACCACGTGCGCCGCATGCGCAACAGCCGCGCGCTCACGCAGGAAGCGCTCGCCGAACGCAGTGACCTGTCGGTGGACGCCATCCGCCGCATCGAGCGCGGTGCCTTCTCTCCGTCGCTCGACACGTTGGGCAAGCTGTCCGTGGGGCTGGACGTGTCCCTCAAGACGCTCTTCCACTCCTTCGACCTGGAGCGCACCGACGGTGTGGCGGAGATCTGCGACTTCCTCGCGTGCCGCTCCGGCTCCGAGCTGAAGCTCGCCTGGCGCGTGCTCCAGGCCATGTTCGACGAGCGCTGA
- a CDS encoding response regulator, which yields MSRAPPTLLLVEDDSDLRDALVEILVAEGHTVAATASGDEALAWLEAHPCPALLLVDMWTPRKDSWRLLDTLHREPRFADLPVMAISSSEERHPAIREVLSKPFDREALLAGVRRFVHPLH from the coding sequence ATGAGCCGTGCGCCCCCCACCCTCCTCCTCGTCGAGGACGACAGCGACCTGCGCGACGCGCTCGTGGAGATCCTCGTCGCCGAAGGGCACACCGTCGCCGCCACGGCGAGCGGTGACGAGGCCCTCGCGTGGCTGGAAGCGCACCCGTGCCCCGCGCTGCTGCTGGTGGACATGTGGACGCCGCGCAAGGACAGCTGGCGGCTGCTGGACACCCTGCACCGCGAGCCCCGCTTCGCGGACCTGCCCGTCATGGCCATCAGCTCCAGCGAGGAGCGTCACCCCGCCATCCGCGAGGTGCTCTCCAAGCCCTTCGACCGCGAGGCCCTGCTCGCCGGAGTGCGCCGCTTCGTGCACCCGCTGCACTGA